One genomic segment of Occultella kanbiaonis includes these proteins:
- a CDS encoding carbohydrate ABC transporter permease, producing the protein MTTTVPRTSARVSEAGGAAARGPGRRRRHPDRPPYEAEPGPVAKTAKTTALTLIVLAVLVPLWTVVVTSLSTQAAINDAGGLVLVPGELTFKAYTDIIAGGVVTRAVGVSVFVTAVGTALSLAVAILTAYGLSRPGSLGHRPILFMLLITMFFGAGMIPTYLVVAGLGLIDSLWALILPTAVSAFNILIMRNFFTNIDRGILDSARIDGASEWRILGQIVLPLSKAVIAVVGLFYGVAYWNAFFNAVLYINDSAKWPLQLVLRSYVLQGQAVPGTTFDPSSLDGGQTAGLAIQMAVVVLAMVPVLIVYPFVQRHFSSGVMIGAIKG; encoded by the coding sequence ATGACCACGACAGTCCCCAGAACGTCCGCCCGGGTGAGCGAGGCGGGAGGTGCCGCGGCACGCGGACCCGGGCGCCGCCGTCGGCACCCCGACCGGCCGCCCTACGAGGCGGAGCCGGGCCCGGTCGCCAAGACCGCGAAGACGACCGCCCTGACCCTGATCGTGCTGGCCGTGCTGGTGCCGCTGTGGACGGTCGTGGTCACCAGCCTGTCCACCCAGGCGGCGATCAACGACGCCGGCGGCCTGGTCCTGGTGCCCGGTGAACTGACCTTCAAGGCGTACACCGACATCATCGCCGGCGGCGTGGTCACCCGCGCGGTCGGGGTGAGCGTCTTCGTCACCGCGGTCGGGACCGCGCTCAGCCTGGCGGTGGCGATCCTCACCGCCTACGGGCTGTCCCGGCCCGGGTCCCTCGGCCACCGGCCGATCCTGTTCATGCTGCTCATCACCATGTTCTTCGGGGCCGGGATGATCCCGACCTACCTGGTGGTGGCCGGGCTGGGCCTGATCGACTCGCTGTGGGCGCTGATCCTGCCCACTGCCGTCTCCGCGTTCAACATCCTGATCATGCGGAACTTCTTCACGAACATCGACCGCGGCATCCTCGACAGCGCCCGGATCGACGGCGCCAGCGAGTGGCGCATCCTCGGCCAGATCGTGCTGCCGCTGTCCAAGGCCGTGATCGCGGTGGTCGGCCTGTTCTACGGGGTCGCCTACTGGAACGCGTTCTTCAACGCGGTGCTCTACATCAACGACTCGGCCAAGTGGCCCCTGCAGCTGGTGCTGCGCTCCTACGTGCTCCAGGGGCAGGCCGTGCCGGGCACCACGTTCGACCCGTCCAGCCTCGACGGCGGCCAGACGGCCGGCCTCGCGATCCAGATGGCCGTCGTGGTGCTCGCCATGGTGCCGGTGCTGATCGTCTACCCGTTCGTCCAGAGGCACTTCTCCAGCGGCGTCATGATCGGCGCCATCAAGGGCTGA
- a CDS encoding ThuA domain-containing protein produces the protein MTESDTPLRVLVWGENRHERLEEHVAALYPDGMHGAIAAGITEQAQVPVEVGTTTLDDPEHGLTEEVLAATDVLTWWGHKAHREVSDEVVDRVQQHVLAGMGLVVLHSGHFSKIFKRLMGTTCSLRWRNDGERELVWTVAPDHPIAAGVPHPIVIDAQEMYGEFFDVPVPDETVFLSTFAGGEVFRSGLVYRRGRGKIFYFSPGDQEYPVYHHRDVRRVIANAVDWARPEVSQRSLPGLVRVGEQQDWSALASTPEPVR, from the coding sequence ATGACCGAATCCGACACCCCGCTCCGCGTGCTCGTCTGGGGCGAGAACCGGCACGAACGGCTCGAGGAGCATGTGGCCGCGCTCTACCCGGACGGGATGCACGGGGCGATCGCCGCCGGCATCACCGAACAGGCGCAGGTCCCCGTCGAGGTCGGCACCACCACTCTCGACGACCCGGAGCACGGGCTCACCGAGGAGGTCCTCGCCGCCACCGACGTGCTCACCTGGTGGGGGCACAAGGCGCACCGGGAGGTCTCCGACGAGGTCGTCGACCGGGTCCAGCAGCACGTGCTGGCCGGGATGGGCCTGGTGGTGCTGCACTCCGGGCACTTCTCGAAGATCTTCAAGCGGCTGATGGGTACGACCTGCAGCCTGCGCTGGCGCAACGACGGCGAGCGGGAGCTGGTCTGGACCGTCGCCCCCGACCACCCGATCGCGGCCGGGGTGCCGCACCCCATCGTGATCGACGCCCAGGAGATGTACGGGGAGTTCTTCGACGTCCCCGTTCCGGACGAGACGGTGTTCCTGAGCACGTTCGCGGGCGGCGAGGTCTTCCGCAGCGGGCTGGTGTACCGGCGCGGGCGTGGGAAGATCTTCTACTTCTCACCCGGCGACCAGGAGTACCCCGTGTACCACCACCGCGATGTCCGGCGCGTGATCGCCAACGCCGTCGACTGGGCCCGCCCGGAGGTGTCGCAGCGATCGCTGCCGGGCCTGGTCCGGGTGGGGGAGCAGCAGGACTGGTCCGCCCTCGCGAGCACGCCCGAGCCGGTGCGATGA
- a CDS encoding Gfo/Idh/MocA family protein, giving the protein MTAASERRVVVAGAGNMGRKWIATIAATPGARVVGIVDVDAATASAAAGTLDGGAQVGTELAGLVAATGADVVMDATIPAAHHAVTATALRAGCAVIGEKPAAQTLAQALSLCAGAEAYDRLVLVSQSRRYNPHVDALAANGASLGGLGIGQTDFYRAPHFGGFREEMDHPLLLDMAIHPFDTARYVLDAEPVSVYCRSFNPPWSWYRGDAAAVATFEMDSGAQYTYNASWCSDGAETSWNGAWRLNGAGGTVRWDGESEPVLDAATDLDPAAPAATESAARSGIAGAWDAFLAALEAPPTTPRPRGHIHENVLSLAMVEAAISSARAGLPVVIDDLLEQARERALADETDPLVRERLAGWGTVRDHLLGAGAPAAVG; this is encoded by the coding sequence ATGACCGCCGCGTCCGAGCGCCGGGTGGTCGTGGCGGGCGCGGGCAACATGGGCCGCAAGTGGATCGCCACGATCGCCGCGACCCCGGGCGCACGCGTCGTGGGCATCGTCGACGTCGACGCGGCGACTGCGTCCGCCGCGGCCGGGACCCTCGACGGCGGCGCGCAGGTCGGCACCGAACTGGCCGGCCTGGTCGCGGCCACCGGCGCCGACGTCGTGATGGATGCCACCATCCCGGCCGCGCACCACGCCGTCACCGCCACCGCGCTGCGCGCCGGCTGCGCGGTGATCGGGGAGAAGCCGGCGGCGCAGACCCTCGCGCAGGCACTGTCCCTGTGCGCGGGTGCCGAGGCCTACGACCGGCTCGTACTGGTCAGCCAGTCCCGCCGGTACAACCCGCACGTGGACGCGCTCGCAGCCAACGGCGCGAGCCTCGGTGGGCTCGGGATCGGCCAGACGGACTTCTACCGGGCACCGCACTTCGGCGGCTTCCGGGAGGAGATGGACCACCCCCTGCTGCTGGACATGGCGATCCACCCGTTCGACACCGCCCGGTACGTGCTCGACGCCGAACCGGTCAGCGTGTACTGCCGCTCGTTCAACCCACCCTGGAGCTGGTACCGGGGGGACGCGGCCGCGGTCGCGACGTTCGAGATGGACTCCGGTGCGCAGTACACCTACAACGCCAGCTGGTGCAGCGACGGCGCCGAGACGTCCTGGAACGGTGCCTGGCGGCTGAACGGCGCCGGCGGGACCGTGCGCTGGGACGGCGAGTCCGAGCCGGTGCTCGACGCGGCGACGGACCTCGACCCGGCGGCCCCGGCGGCGACTGAGAGCGCGGCCAGGTCCGGCATAGCCGGAGCCTGGGACGCGTTCCTGGCGGCCCTCGAGGCCCCGCCGACCACGCCCCGGCCGCGCGGGCACATCCACGAGAACGTGCTCAGCCTGGCCATGGTCGAGGCCGCGATCTCCTCCGCGCGAGCCGGCCTGCCGGTGGTGATCGACGACCTGCTCGAGCAGGCCCGGGAGCGGGCGCTCGCGGACGAGACCGACCCCCTCGTCCGGGAGCGGCTGGCCGGCTGGGGCACGGTGCGCGACCACCTGCTCGGGGCGGGCGCGCCCGCGGCGGTCGGGTAG
- a CDS encoding GNAT family N-acetyltransferase produces MTSQSSHAGHSHGLTADVSVRPSLAEDAATLGAIQVAAWRAAHAAVVPAEVLAGLDPEVFAGAWRAAITAPPTAKHRLLTACAGPEVVGFAALAPAPESNDTGEIVALYVDPEHVREGHGSRLLAACTDILGSTSASLVRTWVLEGDAAREDFLGTAGFEPLGVRRVLEIAGTQVPEAAWAATL; encoded by the coding sequence ATGACTTCGCAGAGCTCGCACGCCGGCCACTCCCACGGACTCACGGCCGACGTCTCGGTCCGGCCGTCGCTGGCGGAGGACGCCGCGACCCTCGGCGCCATCCAGGTCGCGGCGTGGCGCGCGGCGCACGCCGCGGTCGTCCCGGCGGAGGTCCTCGCCGGGCTCGACCCGGAGGTGTTCGCGGGCGCGTGGCGCGCTGCCATCACAGCCCCGCCGACGGCGAAGCACCGGTTGTTGACGGCGTGTGCCGGTCCCGAGGTGGTCGGCTTCGCGGCCCTCGCACCTGCCCCCGAGTCGAACGACACCGGCGAGATCGTGGCCCTGTACGTGGACCCCGAGCACGTGCGCGAGGGCCACGGCTCGCGGCTGCTCGCCGCCTGCACCGACATCCTCGGCAGCACGAGCGCCAGCCTGGTGCGCACCTGGGTGCTCGAGGGCGACGCCGCCAGGGAGGACTTCCTCGGCACCGCCGGGTTCGAACCGCTCGGGGTCCGGCGCGTGCTCGAGATCGCCGGCACGCAGGTGCCCGAGGCGGCCTGGGCCGCGACGCTCTGA
- the dapA gene encoding 4-hydroxy-tetrahydrodipicolinate synthase translates to MPSLSPSRTFGSVSVAMVTPMNSDGSIDIASSRRLARHLVKSGCDALVLNGTTGESPTTHQPEKDEFVAAVVDEVGAQAMIIAGAGSNDTAHAVRIAEAAQRTGADGLLVVSPYYNRPSQEGVYQHIRAVVDSVDLPVMLYDIPGRTGVAIGDAILDRLAEHPRVLAVKDATGDVAQGFDRMRRTGLEFYSGDDALNLAWLTHGASGVVSVVGHVVAGGYVDMVRAIDDGDLARARDLSAGLTPVLDALMGGGQGAVMAKAALALQGVIPHPTVRLPLVEPSDTEISDLRAVLRAHGLLEEVTT, encoded by the coding sequence ATGCCCAGCCTGAGCCCTTCGCGCACGTTCGGGTCCGTCTCGGTGGCGATGGTCACCCCGATGAACTCCGACGGCAGCATCGACATCGCGTCCTCCCGTCGACTCGCCCGGCACCTGGTCAAGTCGGGCTGCGATGCCCTGGTCCTGAACGGAACCACGGGGGAGTCCCCGACGACGCACCAGCCGGAGAAGGACGAGTTCGTCGCCGCGGTCGTCGACGAGGTCGGTGCGCAGGCGATGATCATCGCCGGGGCGGGCTCGAACGACACGGCGCACGCGGTCCGGATCGCCGAGGCAGCGCAGCGCACCGGTGCCGACGGCCTGCTCGTGGTGAGCCCCTACTACAACCGGCCCTCGCAGGAGGGCGTCTACCAGCACATCCGAGCCGTCGTCGACTCCGTCGACCTGCCCGTCATGCTCTACGACATCCCCGGCCGTACCGGCGTCGCCATCGGAGATGCGATCCTCGACCGGCTCGCCGAGCACCCCCGCGTCCTGGCCGTCAAGGACGCCACCGGCGACGTCGCCCAGGGCTTCGACCGGATGCGCCGAACCGGGCTGGAGTTCTACTCCGGCGACGACGCCCTCAACCTCGCGTGGCTGACCCACGGCGCCTCCGGCGTCGTGAGCGTCGTCGGGCACGTCGTGGCGGGCGGCTACGTGGACATGGTCCGCGCCATCGACGACGGCGACCTCGCCCGAGCGCGCGACCTGTCCGCCGGCCTCACCCCGGTCCTGGACGCGCTGATGGGCGGCGGTCAGGGTGCCGTGATGGCCAAGGCCGCCCTCGCCCTGCAGGGCGTCATTCCGCATCCCACCGTCCGCCTGCCCCTCGTGGAGCCGAGCGACACCGAGATCTCTGACCTGCGCGCCGTCTTGCGCGCCCACGGACTACTTGAGGAAGTCACTACATGA
- a CDS encoding ribonuclease J, translating into MSHPHPDLQLPGPLAPGALRIVPLGGLGEVGRNMTVFEYDGKLLIIDCGVLFPEDHQPGVDLILPDFDYISDRLNDIEAIVLTHGHEDHIGAVPYLLRLRRDIPLVGSQLTLAFLEAKLKEHRINPNLQPVSEGQRRKFGAFDLEFVAVNHSIPDALAVAVRTPAGSILHTGDFKMDQLPLDGRITDLRAFARLGEEGIDLFMVDSTNAEVPGFTVAEREIGPVLDGVFTRADGRIVVASFSSHVHRVQQVLDAANAHGRRVALVGRSMVRNMTIAAELGYLHVPDGVLIDVKKIDDLPDDRVVLMCTGSQGEPMAALSRIANRDHRVSVGPGDTVILASSLIPGNENAVFRIINGLIRLGAKVVHQSNARVHVSGHASAGELLYCYNIVRPKNVMPVHGEIRHLVANGALAVSTGVPPERVVLAEDGVVVDLIKGKARIAGAVPCGYVYVDGSSVGGVTEAELKDRRILGEEGFISIFAVVDSSTGKVVSGPQLHARGVAEDDAKLAEIVPELTKALSEATAGGTADTHQLQQVIRRVVGRWASTRLRRRPMIIPVVVEA; encoded by the coding sequence ATGAGTCATCCCCACCCCGACCTTCAACTCCCCGGGCCGCTCGCGCCCGGCGCACTTCGCATCGTCCCCCTCGGGGGCCTCGGCGAGGTCGGCCGCAACATGACGGTGTTCGAGTACGACGGCAAGCTCCTGATCATCGACTGCGGGGTGCTGTTCCCCGAGGACCACCAGCCCGGCGTCGACCTGATCCTGCCCGACTTCGACTACATCTCCGACCGCCTGAACGACATCGAGGCGATCGTGCTCACGCACGGCCACGAGGACCACATCGGCGCCGTGCCCTACCTGCTGCGGCTGCGGCGGGACATCCCGCTGGTCGGTTCCCAGCTCACGCTCGCGTTCCTCGAGGCGAAGCTGAAGGAACACCGCATCAACCCGAACCTGCAGCCGGTCTCCGAGGGCCAGCGACGCAAGTTCGGCGCGTTCGACCTCGAGTTCGTGGCCGTGAACCACTCGATCCCGGACGCGCTCGCCGTGGCCGTCCGGACCCCGGCCGGATCGATCCTGCACACCGGCGACTTCAAGATGGACCAGCTGCCCCTCGACGGGCGCATCACCGACCTGCGTGCGTTCGCCCGGCTCGGCGAGGAGGGCATCGACCTGTTCATGGTCGACTCCACCAACGCCGAGGTGCCCGGCTTCACCGTGGCCGAGCGGGAGATCGGGCCCGTCCTGGACGGCGTCTTCACGCGGGCCGACGGCCGGATCGTGGTGGCCTCGTTCTCTTCGCACGTGCACCGCGTGCAGCAGGTCCTGGACGCCGCGAACGCGCACGGGCGCCGGGTGGCGCTGGTCGGCCGGTCGATGGTGCGGAACATGACCATCGCCGCCGAGCTCGGCTACCTGCACGTACCCGACGGTGTCCTCATCGACGTCAAGAAGATCGACGACCTGCCCGACGACCGGGTGGTGCTGATGTGCACCGGGTCCCAGGGTGAGCCGATGGCGGCGCTGTCCCGCATCGCGAACCGGGACCACCGGGTCTCGGTCGGCCCCGGCGACACCGTGATCCTCGCGTCCTCGCTGATCCCGGGCAACGAGAACGCCGTGTTCCGGATCATCAACGGCCTGATCCGGCTCGGCGCGAAGGTGGTGCACCAGTCCAACGCGCGCGTGCACGTCTCCGGGCACGCCTCCGCCGGTGAGCTGCTGTACTGCTACAACATCGTGCGACCGAAGAACGTGATGCCGGTGCACGGCGAGATCCGCCACCTGGTCGCCAACGGGGCGCTCGCCGTCTCCACCGGTGTGCCGCCGGAGCGGGTCGTGCTCGCCGAGGACGGCGTGGTCGTCGACCTGATCAAGGGCAAGGCCCGCATCGCTGGCGCGGTGCCGTGTGGCTACGTGTACGTGGACGGCTCGTCCGTCGGCGGGGTCACCGAGGCCGAGCTCAAGGACCGCCGGATCCTCGGCGAGGAGGGCTTCATCTCGATCTTCGCCGTGGTGGACTCCTCGACGGGCAAGGTGGTCTCCGGCCCGCAGCTGCACGCCCGCGGCGTGGCCGAGGACGACGCGAAGCTCGCCGAGATCGTCCCCGAGCTGACCAAGGCGCTGTCCGAGGCGACCGCCGGTGGCACCGCTGACACCCACCAGCTGCAGCAGGTCATCCGTCGGGTCGTGGGCCGCTGGGCCTCGACCCGGCTGCGTCGCCGCCCGATGATCATCCCGGTCGTCGTCGAGGCCTGA
- a CDS encoding TetR/AcrR family transcriptional regulator: protein MARPRTHDETLRTSLLEHASRALSANGPDGMSLRAVTAAAGTTTAAVYTLFGGRDGLIEAVVDEGFERFGRHLATVPRTGDAGADLFALGLAYRESALADPHFYRVMFAADGVRRSKDPLAEPTFGVLRDAVARLPRAEVGDAGPEPTALRLWGLVHGLVSLELAGLLPGDEREHSDRYAAALRSSAG from the coding sequence ATGGCCCGCCCCCGCACCCATGACGAGACCCTCCGCACGAGCCTGCTCGAACACGCCTCCCGGGCGCTGTCCGCCAATGGACCGGACGGCATGTCGCTGCGGGCGGTGACCGCCGCGGCCGGCACCACGACGGCCGCCGTGTACACCCTGTTCGGTGGGCGTGACGGGCTGATCGAGGCGGTGGTGGACGAGGGGTTCGAGCGGTTCGGCCGGCATCTCGCGACAGTGCCCCGCACGGGCGACGCGGGGGCGGACCTGTTCGCGCTCGGGCTGGCCTACCGGGAGAGCGCACTGGCGGACCCGCACTTCTACCGGGTGATGTTCGCGGCGGACGGGGTCCGCCGGTCCAAGGACCCCCTGGCCGAGCCGACGTTCGGCGTCCTGCGCGACGCCGTCGCCCGGCTCCCTCGTGCGGAGGTCGGCGATGCCGGCCCCGAGCCGACGGCCCTGCGCCTGTGGGGTCTCGTGCACGGGCTGGTCAGCCTGGAGCTGGCCGGCCTGCTGCCGGGCGACGAGCGCGAGCACTCCGACCGCTACGCCGCGGCGCTCCGGTCCTCAGCGGGCTGA